One Engystomops pustulosus chromosome 11, aEngPut4.maternal, whole genome shotgun sequence DNA window includes the following coding sequences:
- the LOC140105374 gene encoding intelectin-1-like: MQMHSLLIISLALAGVNGHKCGKSSTGNVKKTIENLLICCENNDKDRLNDCGCKSCKEIKSSCADFEDGIYTLTTKDGLMYQTYCDMTTDGGGWTLVASVHVNNMNGKCTLGDRWSSQQGNDINNPKGEGNWANYATFGLPDGASSDDYKNPGYYDIVAKDLGLWHVPNITPLSKWRDVAILRYRTDKGFLSEEGGNLFQLFKKYPLIYNTGTCLINNGPAVPVVYDAGSPEQTASYYSPNGKNEFIAGYVQFRVFNNEKAALALCPGVKVTGCNVEHHCIGGGGFILEGNPRQCGDFAAFDWDGYGKHNGWSTSKEITEAAVLLFYR, translated from the exons atgcaGATGCACAGCCTTTTAATTATCTCTTTGGCACTTGCAGGAGTAAATGGTCATAAATGCG GGAAGTCTTCTACAgggaatgtaaaaaaaaccatTGAGAACCTGCTGATATGCTGTGAAAACAATGACAAAGATCGATTAAATGACTGTGGATGCAAATCATGCAAAGAAATAAAGAGCTCATGTGCCGATTTTGAAG ATGGAATATACACATTGACCACAAAAGATGGACTGATGTATCAGACGTACTGTGACATGACGACTGATGGTGGAGGGTGGACATTGGTGGCCAGTGTCCATGTGAATAACATGAATGGTAAATGTACATTGGGAGATCGCTGGTCCAGCCAGCAAGGAAATGACATCAACAACCCAAAAGGAGAAGGCAACTGGGCCAACTATGCCACATTTGGACTCCCTGATGGAGCTTCCAGCGATGATTATAAG AACCCCGGATATTATGATATTGTTGCTAAAGACTTGGGGTTATGGCATGTCCCCAACATAACACCTTTGTCTAAGTGGAGAGATGTTGCGATACTAAGATACCGTACAGACAAGGGTTTCTTATCTGAAGAAGGTGGTAACTTGTTTCAGCTGTTCAAA AAATACCCATTGATCTACAATACAGGGACCTGTCTCATAAATAACGGACCTGCGGTTCCTGTTGTCTATGACGCTGGAAGTCCTGAACAGACGGCATCATATTATTCACCAAATGGAAAAA ATGAGTTCATTGCTGGTTATGTGCAGTTCCGGGTATTTAATAATGAAAAAGCTGCCCTGGCTCTATGTCCTGGGGTGAAGGTCACAGGATGCAATGTGGAACAT CACTGCATTGGTGGAGGAGGCTTCATCCTGGAAGGAAACCCCAGACAGTGCGGAGACTTTGCAGCCTTTGACTGGGATGGTTATGGAAAGCATAATGGATGGAGTACCAGCAAGGAGATCACTGAAGCTGCCGTCCTCCTCTTCTATCGTTAG